One stretch of Commensalibacter melissae DNA includes these proteins:
- a CDS encoding SufE family protein, producing MSGSFILPEEQSAVEAIDAIRDEFDLFDDWTQRYRYLIELGNNLPAFPVEWQNDKFRVVGCQSQVWLNYSREGNKYYFAGSSDAVIVKGLIALLLRIYSGRTAEEILKIDPEFVKDLGLAGALSANRSNGVMSMVKAIQHIASR from the coding sequence ATTTCAGGTTCTTTTATTTTACCCGAAGAACAAAGCGCGGTAGAGGCGATTGATGCCATTAGGGATGAGTTTGATCTTTTTGATGATTGGACGCAGCGATATCGTTATTTGATTGAACTTGGAAATAATTTGCCTGCTTTTCCTGTTGAATGGCAAAATGATAAATTTCGTGTGGTTGGTTGTCAAAGTCAGGTTTGGTTAAATTACTCCCGGGAAGGAAATAAATATTATTTTGCTGGATCGTCTGATGCCGTGATAGTTAAAGGTCTGATCGCTTTGTTACTAAGGATTTATTCTGGAAGAACAGCAGAGGAAATTTTGAAAATCGATCCTGAATTTGTTAAGGATCTGGGACTTGCAGGGGCGTTGTCAGCAAATCGAAGTAATGGGGTTATGTCGATGGTTAAAGCCATACAGCATATTGCCTCACGATAG
- a CDS encoding alpha-keto acid decarboxylase family protein has translation MKKTIGDFLLDRLSQIGINTIFGVPGDYNLQFLMQAEKRKDIKFVGNRNELNAAYTADGYARLNGISAILTTYGVGDLSALNGVAGAYAEYVPMVCLSGAPPLHSINQRSFLHHTTAEGNYEDVMNCYRSYTVAQARLTPQNAVGEIDRVLKVCKREKRPVYIQIPSDITFFEIDVPDDKLVCSLQMSDSLQLSNLLHGIKERLRHAERPAMLLGNAIDRFGLRELTQELIEKLNIPFATQSAAQAILDQGLLQWVGEYNGGASVRSVLDIIENSDCLIGINVKFTDSNSGYFTQNIPENMINIMPFSTIVGKKVFEDVCAVDLLKSLIKNDLSRQSNLFSSIHKNKKHSWTVEKGKALILNRFWTKMDHFIQENDVIVTDAGTSMRGVRGLALPAGITIINQPLWLSIGYSLPALFGSLMAAPKRRQILFVGDGSFQLTAQEVSAFFAHDLNPIIFLVNNKGYTIERSIMGLYSSFNDIPEWNYHKLFDALSDNKPYSYYQVRTEDELETSLEKLENDTLVPRIVEIMIDPFDIPKKVQDSADRIASFNYGKRGLKELDKKVHF, from the coding sequence ATGAAAAAAACAATTGGGGATTTCTTATTGGATAGATTATCTCAAATTGGGATCAACACAATTTTTGGTGTGCCTGGGGATTATAATCTTCAATTTTTGATGCAGGCAGAAAAAAGAAAAGATATAAAATTTGTTGGAAATCGTAATGAGTTGAACGCGGCCTATACTGCGGATGGTTATGCACGTTTAAATGGAATTTCTGCAATACTAACAACATATGGTGTTGGTGACCTGAGTGCCCTTAATGGTGTTGCAGGAGCATATGCCGAATACGTGCCAATGGTTTGTCTTTCTGGAGCGCCACCTTTACACAGTATAAATCAAAGATCCTTTTTGCATCATACCACGGCGGAGGGTAATTATGAAGATGTCATGAATTGTTACCGCTCCTATACTGTCGCTCAGGCGCGCCTTACGCCACAAAATGCAGTGGGGGAAATTGATCGTGTATTGAAAGTTTGCAAACGGGAAAAAAGACCTGTTTATATTCAAATCCCATCGGATATAACGTTTTTCGAGATTGATGTCCCTGATGACAAACTGGTCTGTTCATTACAAATGAGTGATTCCTTACAACTTTCAAATCTTTTGCATGGCATTAAAGAACGTCTGCGACATGCTGAACGCCCGGCTATGCTGCTGGGTAATGCCATAGATCGATTTGGACTTAGAGAACTTACGCAAGAACTTATCGAAAAATTGAATATTCCATTTGCCACCCAATCAGCGGCACAGGCAATTTTGGATCAGGGTTTATTGCAATGGGTTGGTGAATATAATGGCGGGGCTTCTGTCAGATCCGTTTTAGATATCATTGAAAATTCTGATTGCTTAATAGGAATTAACGTAAAATTTACAGACAGTAATTCTGGGTATTTTACGCAGAATATTCCAGAAAATATGATCAATATCATGCCCTTCAGCACTATCGTTGGTAAAAAAGTGTTTGAGGATGTCTGTGCTGTAGACCTATTGAAAAGCCTAATAAAAAATGACTTGTCCCGACAGTCAAATTTATTCTCTTCCATTCATAAAAATAAAAAACATTCATGGACAGTTGAAAAGGGCAAGGCATTAATCCTCAATCGTTTTTGGACAAAAATGGATCATTTCATTCAGGAAAATGATGTCATTGTTACGGATGCAGGCACCTCGATGAGAGGTGTCAGGGGATTGGCTCTTCCTGCCGGAATTACCATCATTAATCAGCCTTTGTGGTTATCAATCGGGTATTCATTGCCTGCCTTGTTTGGTTCATTAATGGCAGCACCTAAACGGCGCCAAATATTATTTGTCGGGGATGGGTCATTCCAATTAACAGCGCAGGAAGTATCAGCTTTTTTTGCGCATGATCTTAATCCAATCATTTTTTTGGTGAATAATAAAGGTTATACAATCGAACGCAGCATTATGGGGTTATATTCCTCGTTTAATGATATTCCTGAATGGAACTATCATAAACTATTTGATGCTTTGAGTGATAATAAACCCTATTCATACTATCAAGTCAGAACTGAGGATGAATTGGAAACAAGCCTGGAAAAACTGGAAAATGATACTTTAGTACCGCGTATTGTTGAAATTATGATTGATCCTTTTGACATACCCAAAAAAGTTCAGGATTCAGCAGACCGTATTGCATCCTTCAATTATGGAAAAAGAGGTTTGAAAGAGCTTGATAAAAAAGTTCATTTCTAA
- the minD gene encoding septum site-determining protein MinD → MSKVIVITSGKGGVGKTTTTAAIGAALAQTGQKVVVIDFDVGLRNLDLVMGSERRVVFDFINVIQGEATLSQALIKDKRIETLFILAASQTRDKDALTEEGVKKVIEELKEKFDWIICDSPAGIERGAKMAMHFADEAIVITNPEVSSVRDSDRIIGILDSTTDKAQKGEKINKHLLITRYATNRAAHGDMLNTDDILDILSIPLIGIIPESEEILKASNIGTPITLSAPNSAPARAYVDAVKRLQGEKIDITIPTDKKGFFDWLLKRNR, encoded by the coding sequence GGTAAAGGCGGGGTTGGTAAAACGACAACAACCGCAGCGATTGGAGCGGCCCTCGCCCAGACAGGACAAAAGGTTGTCGTCATTGATTTTGATGTCGGTTTAAGAAATCTTGACCTTGTAATGGGATCAGAAAGACGTGTGGTGTTTGATTTTATCAATGTAATACAAGGTGAAGCCACGCTTTCTCAAGCATTGATTAAAGATAAACGTATCGAAACCCTTTTCATTCTAGCCGCCTCCCAAACACGGGACAAAGACGCCTTGACTGAAGAGGGTGTCAAAAAGGTTATTGAGGAATTAAAAGAGAAGTTTGACTGGATAATTTGTGACAGTCCGGCCGGAATTGAACGCGGTGCTAAAATGGCCATGCATTTTGCTGATGAGGCTATTGTCATTACCAATCCCGAAGTATCCTCGGTTCGTGACAGTGATCGTATCATAGGCATCCTTGACAGTACAACTGATAAAGCCCAAAAAGGTGAAAAAATTAACAAACACCTGTTAATTACACGTTATGCAACAAACAGGGCAGCCCATGGCGACATGCTTAACACAGATGATATACTTGATATTCTTTCCATTCCCTTGATTGGTATCATTCCTGAAAGTGAGGAAATTCTCAAGGCTTCAAATATAGGTACTCCGATAACACTTTCTGCACCCAACTCTGCTCCTGCCCGTGCCTATGTAGATGCAGTTAAACGCTTGCAAGGAGAAAAAATAGACATTACCATTCCGACTGACAAAAAAGGGTTTTTTGACTGGTTGTTAAAGAGGAATAGATGA
- a CDS encoding response regulator → MLIEAQKQKTKKIILVAEDDSILRPLLVELLDEMQFEVIAAEDGTKAMALLQDLDCNHMHVDLLLTDIGLPGVNGNKLAEFARKIWPNLSILFITGYAHGINTMTFDNKIQLLTKPFSLGVLTKRIEELIS, encoded by the coding sequence ATGTTGATTGAAGCACAAAAACAAAAAACAAAAAAAATAATTTTGGTTGCTGAGGATGACTCCATTTTACGCCCATTATTGGTGGAATTGCTGGATGAAATGCAGTTTGAGGTAATTGCCGCTGAAGATGGCACAAAGGCAATGGCATTATTACAAGATTTGGATTGTAATCATATGCATGTCGATTTACTATTAACCGACATCGGGTTGCCAGGAGTAAATGGAAACAAACTTGCTGAATTTGCGCGTAAGATCTGGCCGAATTTATCAATATTATTTATTACTGGTTATGCACATGGTATAAATACCATGACATTTGACAATAAAATACAATTGTTAACCAAACCTTTTTCACTTGGGGTCTTGACAAAGCGTATAGAAGAATTGATTTCTTAA
- the hslV gene encoding ATP-dependent protease subunit HslV translates to MQNNTSSTYDPIQWHGTTILCVRYGKQVTIAGDGQVTLGNTVVKGNARKVRRIGQNGSILAGFAGATADAFTLLERLEKKLERYPNQLERACVELAQDWRTDRYLRRLEAMLLVADHVHSYTLTGNGDVLEPEDGVVAIGSGGNYALAAARALLTVDGLTSEEIARRAMKIAGDICIYTNHSLVVETLNAESK, encoded by the coding sequence ATGCAAAATAACACTTCATCTACGTATGATCCTATTCAGTGGCATGGTACGACTATTTTATGTGTCCGTTACGGAAAGCAGGTGACAATAGCAGGTGATGGCCAGGTAACACTGGGTAATACAGTTGTAAAAGGTAATGCGAGGAAAGTCAGGAGAATAGGACAAAACGGTTCTATATTGGCTGGTTTTGCAGGGGCGACAGCGGATGCTTTTACCTTGCTGGAACGTTTGGAAAAGAAATTGGAGCGTTATCCCAATCAGTTGGAAAGGGCTTGTGTCGAGTTGGCTCAGGATTGGCGAACGGATCGTTACTTAAGAAGACTTGAGGCAATGCTGCTTGTGGCTGATCATGTTCATTCATACACGTTAACAGGTAATGGTGATGTACTGGAACCAGAAGACGGGGTGGTAGCCATTGGTTCCGGTGGTAATTATGCTCTGGCGGCCGCAAGGGCGCTTTTGACTGTTGATGGACTAACATCGGAAGAAATCGCACGTCGAGCCATGAAAATTGCTGGGGATATTTGTATTTATACCAATCACTCCCTTGTTGTAGAGACTTTGAACGCAGAAAGTAAATAA
- the minE gene encoding cell division topological specificity factor MinE — translation MSFLFSNFFNKKSSAPVAKDRLQILLAHERSSSSNQNDSDLLQKLQKEIMAVIQKHISIDQEKIQVKIDQRSACSTLAIDIEVPQQRQKKF, via the coding sequence ATGAGTTTTTTATTTTCAAATTTCTTTAATAAAAAAAGTTCAGCGCCCGTTGCCAAGGATCGTTTACAGATCCTGCTGGCTCATGAACGTTCTTCTTCCAGCAATCAAAATGATTCAGATTTATTGCAAAAATTACAAAAAGAAATTATGGCGGTTATCCAAAAGCATATCTCCATTGATCAAGAAAAAATTCAGGTCAAAATTGATCAAAGATCTGCCTGTTCAACATTGGCTATTGATATTGAGGTTCCCCAACAACGTCAAAAAAAATTTTGA
- the hslU gene encoding ATP-dependent protease ATPase subunit HslU, with the protein MQIPTYTPKKIVAELDRYIVGQHEAKKAVSIALRNRWRRAQLSDRMREEIVPKNILMIGPTGCGKTEIARRLARLSQAPFLKVEATKFTEVGYVGRDVESIIRDLVEASLVMLRDVKRRNVVEKAKDAANQRIVTALVGDGATAETRNKFLQMLVNGDLEDKEIEIKVADISSPVNQMDIPGMPSAQIINFTDMMKGFMNRSEKSRRMTVAKAREALIREESDKLLDNDALVQEAIQRAQNHGIVFLDEIDKVCARSYEGGGGRGGADISREGVQRDLLPLIEGTTVSTKYGLVKTDHILFIASGAFHLAKPSDLLPELQGRLPIRVELSALTCEDMRRILTEPEQSLLKQYIALMETEKVKLQFTDDAIDSIAQLATDINERVENIGARRLATVMEKLLEEVSFTASERSGEEIQITAKDVTEKVASLASKSDLSRFIL; encoded by the coding sequence ATGCAAATCCCGACCTATACTCCGAAAAAAATTGTTGCAGAACTTGATCGTTATATTGTTGGTCAACATGAAGCAAAAAAGGCTGTATCTATCGCTTTGCGCAATCGATGGAGAAGAGCTCAGTTATCTGACCGGATGCGGGAAGAAATCGTTCCTAAGAATATTTTGATGATTGGACCAACGGGTTGTGGTAAGACGGAAATTGCTCGTCGATTAGCCCGTTTGTCACAAGCTCCATTTTTAAAAGTTGAGGCAACTAAGTTTACCGAAGTCGGTTATGTCGGTCGTGATGTGGAAAGCATTATTCGCGATTTGGTTGAAGCATCTTTGGTCATGTTGCGTGATGTAAAACGTCGCAATGTCGTTGAAAAGGCAAAAGATGCCGCAAATCAAAGAATAGTAACGGCGTTGGTGGGAGATGGAGCGACAGCAGAAACACGTAATAAATTCCTGCAGATGCTGGTTAATGGAGATTTAGAGGACAAGGAAATAGAGATTAAAGTGGCGGATATATCCTCTCCTGTTAATCAAATGGATATACCGGGGATGCCATCGGCCCAGATTATCAATTTTACCGATATGATGAAAGGGTTCATGAACCGTTCTGAAAAATCACGCCGTATGACGGTTGCAAAAGCCCGGGAGGCATTAATTCGTGAAGAATCTGATAAGCTTCTGGATAATGATGCGCTTGTGCAAGAAGCTATACAGCGTGCACAAAATCATGGAATTGTCTTTCTGGATGAAATTGACAAGGTTTGTGCCCGTTCTTATGAAGGAGGTGGTGGGCGTGGTGGTGCCGATATTTCCCGTGAAGGGGTACAGCGTGACTTACTGCCATTAATAGAGGGAACGACTGTCTCAACAAAATATGGTCTGGTTAAAACCGATCATATACTTTTTATTGCCTCTGGTGCTTTTCATTTGGCTAAACCTTCTGACTTATTGCCGGAACTACAGGGGCGTCTACCGATTCGTGTTGAATTATCGGCTTTAACCTGTGAAGATATGCGTCGGATTTTAACAGAACCCGAACAGTCACTTTTAAAACAGTATATCGCTTTGATGGAAACGGAAAAAGTCAAGTTACAGTTTACGGATGATGCAATTGATTCAATTGCCCAATTGGCAACAGATATTAATGAAAGAGTTGAGAATATCGGTGCGCGTCGTCTGGCAACCGTTATGGAAAAGCTTCTCGAAGAAGTTTCTTTTACAGCTTCTGAACGTTCAGGTGAGGAGATTCAGATAACGGCAAAGGATGTAACGGAAAAAGTTGCTTCCTTGGCGAGTAAAAGTGATTTAAGTCGTTTTATTCTTTAA